The Roseofilum casamattae BLCC-M143 genome window below encodes:
- a CDS encoding DNA-directed RNA polymerase subunit gamma — protein sequence MKNQQQRFDYVKIGIASPDRIRQWGERTLPNGSVVGEVTKPETINYRTLKPEMDGLFCERIFGPAKDWECHCGKYKRVRHRGIVCERCGVEVTESRVRRHRMGHIQLAAPVAHVWYLKGIPSYMAILLDMPLRDVEQIVYFNAYVVLDPGNTPDVSKTNDEIPSLSYKQLLNEDQWMDIEDQLYSEESELIGVEVGIGAEAIERLLADLELESEAERLREDIVNSKGQKRAKLIKRLRVIDNFIATGSQPSWMILSMLPVIPPDLRPMVQLDGGRFATSDLNDLYRRVINRNNRLARLQEILAPEIIVRNEKRMLQEAVDALIDNGRRGRTVVGANNRPLKSLSDIIEGKQGRFRQNLLGKRVDYSGRSVIVVGPKLHIHQCGLPKEMAIELFQPFVINRLIRQGLVNNIKAAKKLIQRGDPSVWDVLEDVIEGHPVLLNRAPTLHRLGIQAFEPMLVEGRAIQLHPLVCPAFNADFDGDQMAVHVPLSLESQSEARLLMLASNNVMSPATGRPIITPSQDMVLGCYYLTAENPWANHDGDRFFASLDDVIRAYDRDQVDLHAYIWVRYDGEVESPEADKEVVSQETLEDGTVNKIYNYRRIRETADGETLCQYIRTTPGRIIFNKAIQDAIATA from the coding sequence ATGAAAAATCAGCAACAACGGTTTGATTATGTCAAAATTGGTATTGCTTCTCCCGATCGCATCCGACAGTGGGGAGAGCGCACCTTACCCAACGGCTCCGTCGTGGGAGAAGTCACCAAACCAGAAACCATCAACTACCGTACCCTGAAACCGGAAATGGACGGCCTCTTCTGCGAGCGCATTTTCGGTCCGGCGAAAGATTGGGAATGCCATTGTGGTAAGTATAAACGAGTACGCCACCGGGGGATTGTTTGCGAGCGTTGCGGCGTAGAAGTGACTGAATCGAGAGTCCGCCGCCATCGCATGGGCCACATCCAACTGGCTGCCCCGGTTGCCCACGTCTGGTATTTGAAAGGCATTCCGAGCTACATGGCTATTTTGCTGGATATGCCTCTGCGGGATGTCGAACAAATTGTTTACTTTAATGCCTACGTCGTCCTCGATCCGGGAAATACTCCAGATGTGAGTAAAACAAATGACGAGATTCCTTCCCTCAGCTACAAGCAATTGCTCAACGAAGACCAGTGGATGGACATCGAAGACCAACTCTATTCGGAAGAGTCAGAATTGATTGGTGTCGAAGTGGGTATTGGTGCCGAGGCGATCGAACGGTTATTAGCCGATTTAGAACTGGAAAGCGAAGCCGAGCGACTGCGCGAAGATATCGTTAATTCTAAAGGACAAAAGCGCGCGAAACTGATTAAGCGTTTGCGCGTAATTGATAACTTCATCGCCACTGGATCGCAACCGTCTTGGATGATTTTGAGTATGCTTCCAGTGATTCCCCCCGACTTGCGCCCGATGGTGCAACTCGACGGCGGACGGTTTGCGACTAGTGACTTAAATGACTTATATCGTCGGGTGATTAACCGGAATAACCGACTGGCGCGCTTGCAAGAAATTCTGGCGCCGGAAATCATTGTCCGCAACGAAAAACGGATGTTGCAAGAAGCGGTTGATGCGCTGATCGACAACGGCCGTCGGGGTCGGACGGTGGTGGGAGCGAATAACCGACCCCTGAAATCATTGTCCGATATTATTGAAGGAAAACAAGGACGGTTCCGGCAAAACTTACTCGGAAAACGAGTGGACTACTCCGGTCGTTCCGTGATTGTCGTCGGTCCGAAACTGCATATTCACCAATGCGGATTGCCGAAAGAAATGGCGATCGAATTGTTCCAACCTTTCGTGATTAATCGCTTGATTCGCCAAGGTTTAGTCAACAATATTAAAGCGGCGAAAAAACTAATTCAACGAGGCGACCCCAGCGTTTGGGATGTCCTCGAAGACGTAATTGAAGGCCACCCCGTCCTGCTCAACCGGGCGCCTACCCTGCACCGATTGGGGATTCAAGCGTTTGAACCCATGCTGGTGGAAGGGCGCGCGATTCAACTGCACCCCTTAGTTTGTCCCGCGTTTAACGCTGACTTTGACGGCGACCAAATGGCGGTTCACGTTCCCTTATCTCTGGAGTCGCAATCTGAGGCGCGCCTGTTAATGCTGGCCTCGAATAACGTCATGTCTCCGGCAACGGGTCGCCCGATTATTACGCCGTCTCAGGATATGGTCTTAGGATGCTATTACTTAACCGCAGAAAATCCTTGGGCAAACCACGATGGCGATCGCTTTTTTGCCTCTCTAGACGATGTTATCCGTGCTTACGATCGCGATCAGGTCGATTTACACGCCTATATTTGGGTGCGCTACGACGGTGAAGTGGAATCTCCCGAAGCAGATAAGGAGGTGGTTTCCCAAGAAACTCTCGAAGATGGTACGGTGAACAAAATCTATAACTATCGTCGCATCCGCGAAACGGCTGATGGGGAAACCCTTTGTCAGTATATTCGTACCACTCCCGGTCGGATTATCTTTAACAAAGCCATTCAAGATGCGATCGCCACAGCCTAG